From the genome of Loxodonta africana isolate mLoxAfr1 chromosome 4, mLoxAfr1.hap2, whole genome shotgun sequence:
TAATCTGAACCAAGCTAATTGAAAGCATGAAAGTACACTTTTTCAATTCTTTATATTCTCCCACAGTGCATTTATTGTACTCAACGCTGCCTCACGATGTGATAAAACAGTGCAGAAAAACCATCAGGTTGTACCATACAGTGTAATTCAAGGAGCAGCTACAAGCTTAACATGGACATGTAAAATTACGCATTTGGACATTTAGGAGTAAAAGTGCACAGACCCCGAAGCAGAAGTTAAAATGTTAAATGCATTACTAAGTAATTATAAAAAAGTGATAAAGAAAAGTTAAACTATAGTTAAATGacaaaaattgatttttaaaaatcttgtttGACCATTCTGTGTTAATAAATTAGGGAACTCAGCTCACTACACAACAGAAAATGTGCTCCTTGGATCAACACATAAAACTCAGGGGTGTTGGATAAGTTGAATGTGGAAATGTAGTCATCATGACCTGATTTTGTTACTgaattcagcagttcaaatctctcTGACATTCACATGCAGGCTTTGCTTTCCCCAGAAGTCAATAATGAGAAACCACACAGCAATAACAACATTCATCCTTCTGGGACTGACGGGAGATCCTCTGCTGcaggttttgctttttattttcctacttacCACCTACGTGTTGAGTGTAACTGGAAATCTGACCACCATCACCCTCACTTTGGTGGATCCCCACCTTAAAAcacccatgtattttttcctccaAAATTTCTCTGTCCTAGAAATCTCATTTACAACTGCCTGTGTTCCAAAATTCCTGCACAGTATATCAACTGGAGACAGAACAATTACCTATAACGCATGTGCCATTCAACTATTTTTTACAGATCTCTTTGGGGTGACTGAATTTTTCCTTTTGGCCACCATGTCttatgatcgctatgtggccatctgcaagcccttGCATTATATGACAATCATGAGGAACAAAGTATGTAAAACCATGGTCATCTGCTGTTGGATGGCAGGATTTATGATTATCCTCCCACCGCTTAGCCTAGGTTTTAATCTGGAATTCTGTGACTCTAATGTCATTGATCATTTTGGCTGTGATGCATCTCCTCTCCTGAAAATCTCATGCTCAGACACGTGGTTAATTGAGCAGATGGTTATAGCCTGTGCTGTGCTGACCTTCATCGTTACTCTGGTATGTGTAGTTCTCTCCTACATATATATCATGAAGACAATTCTAAAATTCCCTGCTGTTCAACAAAGGAAAAAGGccttttccacttgttcttcccacatgattgtagtttccATCACCTATGGCAGCTGCATCTTCATCTATGTCAATCCTTCTGCAAAAGAACAGGGAGAGATTAATAAAGGTGTGTCAGTACTCATTTCATCCATATCACCAATGTTGAATCCTTTCATATATACCCTGAGGAATAAGCAAGTTAAACAATCCTTTAATGACTCACTCAAAAAAATTGCATTCCTCTCAAAGAAGTGTACCTAAGTTGATAAATCATGTTAAAATGTGTATATTTActttatatttttcataaattACTTAACCTATAGAGCAATCAGGCTGATCTCATAGCCATGTAATCATTATTTCTCCCATCAATTCATTATTGAACAACTATTTAACAATGCTCTATGGTAGATAAAATATATCACTTTTAGTTAGCAACTTCCATGCTGAAATCAccaattttcttcttttcagatGCTTATCAAGTTGACTTTATGAGTGTGGACAAGTCATTATTAAGCAAGACAAAactgttgcccctatttttttttttaaaatgacagatttaactcacaaacttttaaaaatCTATAGTAAAATGGCAAAatctaaagaaaaatattaaggaaAGACTATAATTAGAAGAATAGGTTTGCTGTACAACTAACAGGAAAGGGTTAATAATATAAATACATGAGAAGCTTCTATGAATTGATaagaaagacaaacaattcataaatagcaaaagaaaataagagaGTTAATTCACTAAACATTAAATACAATTTTCTATTATAACAGAAAAATATGCACTACTTCATTATCAACCACCAatttgcaaattaaaaccattcaTCACATTTGcacctgtaaatttttttttattaacttttattgagcttcaagtg
Proteins encoded in this window:
- the LOC135231307 gene encoding olfactory receptor 6C68-like, with product MWKCSHHDLILLLNSAVQISLTFTCRLCFPQKSIMRNHTAITTFILLGLTGDPLLQVLLFIFLLTTYVLSVTGNLTTITLTLVDPHLKTPMYFFLQNFSVLEISFTTACVPKFLHSISTGDRTITYNACAIQLFFTDLFGVTEFFLLATMSYDRYVAICKPLHYMTIMRNKVCKTMVICCWMAGFMIILPPLSLGFNLEFCDSNVIDHFGCDASPLLKISCSDTWLIEQMVIACAVLTFIVTLVCVVLSYIYIMKTILKFPAVQQRKKAFSTCSSHMIVVSITYGSCIFIYVNPSAKEQGEINKGVSVLISSISPMLNPFIYTLRNKQVKQSFNDSLKKIAFLSKKCT